The following proteins come from a genomic window of Polyangiaceae bacterium:
- a CDS encoding family 16 glycosylhydrolase: protein MTRTTIAVAVLAVVLVAGCGSSDDTSPGNSSGGSGGTAGSGGSGGSTGGVGGVAGSGASGGAAGASGSGGAAGGGGAAGQGGSGAVLPVGVSGNWTLAFDDEFDGSSLDSAKWTTMDGGGWGSATCKTANVAVSGGNLVLTLASSSSGGCVCTGSACAPAFGGSFKAGAESYDLPVGGFAEARVNFPGSGEKIYNWPAWWTSGPGWPAAGEHDIAEGCGTLTVNYHSPSGAHNFGTIPGTWSNAFHVYGMHRMASSVDVYYDGQKVKSYPTDDNGKPHSLILDLTEGCGGTPLYGAGSEVLIDYVRAWE from the coding sequence ATGACGCGAACGACCATTGCCGTTGCTGTGCTCGCCGTCGTCTTGGTGGCTGGCTGCGGTAGCAGCGACGACACCTCACCGGGCAATTCCTCGGGAGGCTCCGGCGGTACGGCCGGAAGCGGTGGCAGTGGTGGCTCCACGGGAGGAGTGGGCGGCGTCGCAGGCAGCGGCGCAAGCGGCGGCGCGGCGGGGGCTTCGGGGAGCGGTGGCGCGGCTGGCGGAGGCGGGGCAGCAGGGCAGGGTGGCTCCGGCGCCGTGTTGCCCGTGGGTGTGTCCGGGAACTGGACGCTCGCCTTCGACGACGAGTTCGACGGCTCCAGCCTGGACTCGGCGAAGTGGACCACGATGGACGGCGGTGGCTGGGGAAGCGCGACGTGCAAGACCGCCAACGTCGCAGTGTCGGGCGGCAACCTCGTGCTGACGCTCGCGTCCTCGAGCTCCGGCGGCTGCGTGTGCACGGGCAGCGCGTGTGCGCCGGCGTTCGGCGGATCGTTCAAGGCGGGCGCCGAGTCCTACGACCTGCCGGTGGGCGGCTTTGCCGAGGCGCGGGTGAACTTCCCCGGGTCCGGAGAGAAGATCTACAACTGGCCCGCGTGGTGGACCAGCGGACCGGGCTGGCCGGCGGCCGGCGAGCACGACATTGCCGAAGGCTGCGGCACGCTCACGGTGAACTACCACTCGCCATCCGGCGCTCATAACTTCGGCACCATCCCGGGCACCTGGTCCAACGCGTTCCACGTGTACGGCATGCACCGCATGGCCAGCTCGGTGGACGTCTACTACGACGGTCAGAAGGTGAAGAGTTACCCGACGGACGACAACGGCAAGCCCCACTCGCTGATCCTGGATCTCACGGAAGGCTGCGGCGGGACGCCCTTGTACGGCGCTGGCTCCGAGGTGCTCATCGACTACGTGCGAGCGTGGGAATAG
- a CDS encoding c-type cytochrome yields MLKPLCSLAMALCLLGCDKKSSEATPSAPSATSAPVAAGDPAAEAKDYFKKTCVVCHGESGEGNGPGSAALDPKPRNFTDAAWQAQVKDDEIRKAIMGGGIAVGKSPVMPANPQLKSKPEVVSELIKIVRGFKK; encoded by the coding sequence ATGTTGAAGCCCCTTTGCTCGCTGGCGATGGCTCTTTGTTTGCTCGGTTGTGACAAGAAGTCGAGCGAGGCGACGCCATCGGCTCCGTCAGCCACTAGTGCGCCGGTCGCGGCAGGAGATCCTGCGGCGGAGGCCAAGGACTACTTCAAGAAGACCTGCGTGGTGTGCCACGGCGAGTCCGGTGAGGGCAATGGGCCGGGCTCTGCGGCGCTGGATCCCAAGCCACGCAACTTCACGGATGCCGCCTGGCAGGCGCAGGTGAAGGACGACGAGATCCGAAAGGCGATCATGGGCGGCGGCATCGCGGTGGGCAAGAGCCCCGTGATGCCGGCCAACCCACAGCTAAAGAGCAAGCCGGAAGTGGTCAGCGAGCTCATCAAGATCGTGCGTGGCTTCAAGAAGTAG
- a CDS encoding alpha/beta hydrolase produces MVERLRLRADGHALEAIWIGPPPEAAPTLVLLHEGLGSVSTWRDWPQELAAACECGVLVFSRWGYGRSEPAPYPRSLRYMHEEALRALPDVLAAAGVERGILLGHSDGGSIALIHAGSERRAACVQALVLLAPHVFVEDISVRSIAEAKVAYETGDLRLRLARHHADVDGAFYGWNRAWLDPEFRKWNIEEYLPRIELPVLAIQGDQDPYGTLAQIDAIERGVRGPFSRVVLPGAGHAPQRDARADVTRAIAAFVRAAC; encoded by the coding sequence GTGGTTGAGCGCTTGCGTCTGCGGGCCGACGGTCACGCGCTGGAAGCGATCTGGATCGGGCCACCGCCGGAAGCGGCGCCGACGCTGGTGTTGCTCCACGAAGGGCTCGGCTCCGTCTCTACTTGGCGCGACTGGCCCCAGGAGCTCGCGGCCGCGTGCGAGTGTGGCGTGCTCGTGTTCAGCCGCTGGGGCTACGGCCGGTCCGAACCGGCGCCGTACCCGCGCTCGCTGCGCTACATGCACGAAGAAGCGCTCCGCGCGTTGCCGGACGTGCTGGCCGCTGCCGGCGTGGAGCGCGGGATCCTCCTGGGCCACAGCGACGGCGGCTCCATCGCGCTGATCCACGCCGGCAGCGAGCGGCGCGCCGCGTGCGTGCAAGCTCTGGTGCTGCTCGCGCCGCACGTTTTCGTGGAGGACATTTCCGTGCGCTCCATCGCGGAGGCCAAGGTGGCGTACGAGACGGGCGATCTCCGGCTGCGCCTCGCGCGCCACCACGCCGACGTCGATGGCGCCTTCTATGGCTGGAACCGCGCATGGCTCGATCCGGAATTCCGAAAATGGAACATCGAGGAATACCTGCCGCGCATCGAGCTGCCGGTGCTGGCGATCCAGGGCGACCAAGATCCGTACGGCACGCTGGCTCAGATCGACGCCATCGAGCGCGGCGTGCGCGGGCCCTTCTCGCGCGTCGTGCTGCCGGGCGCGGGCCACGCTCCGCAGCGCGACGCCCGCGCCGACGTCACCCGCGCCATCGCCGCATTCGTGCGGGCGGCGTGTTGA
- a CDS encoding methyltransferase domain-containing protein, translating into MSDEEWSEDDSETYQSLSHYAVPERERQIAIAVALVQSSDAPGGILDLCSGEGLMTQALGVACPEAELFAYDGSASMLATARRRVGERLVTRQIDIAALDWRTNMKPLRAVVSSLAVHHLDGPGKRRLFSDLWEMLAPGGVFVLADLVRPQTEAGWKLAADMWDEETRRRALGASEAFRRFEREEWNLFRHGIAPGSIDHPSTLVEQLQWLEQAGFRRLDMHWMLAGQVLLSAWRER; encoded by the coding sequence ATGAGCGACGAAGAATGGAGCGAGGACGACTCTGAGACGTACCAGAGCCTCTCGCACTATGCGGTTCCGGAGCGCGAACGGCAGATCGCCATTGCGGTGGCCCTGGTGCAATCGAGCGACGCGCCAGGGGGCATTCTCGACCTGTGCTCGGGGGAGGGGCTGATGACCCAGGCGCTGGGCGTCGCTTGCCCAGAGGCGGAGTTGTTTGCCTACGATGGCTCGGCTTCCATGCTGGCGACGGCGCGTCGTCGCGTGGGCGAGCGGCTCGTGACCCGGCAGATTGACATCGCGGCTCTGGATTGGCGCACCAACATGAAGCCTTTGCGCGCCGTCGTGTCCAGCCTCGCGGTGCATCACCTGGACGGTCCGGGCAAACGCCGACTGTTCTCGGATCTGTGGGAGATGTTGGCGCCCGGAGGCGTGTTCGTGCTTGCCGACCTGGTTCGACCCCAGACGGAGGCCGGGTGGAAGCTTGCCGCTGACATGTGGGACGAGGAGACCCGACGCCGGGCGCTCGGTGCCTCCGAAGCGTTCCGGCGCTTCGAGCGCGAGGAATGGAACTTGTTTCGCCATGGCATTGCGCCCGGATCCATCGACCACCCCTCCACTCTCGTCGAGCAGCTGCAGTGGCTGGAACAGGCCGGATTCCGGCGGCTGGACATGCACTGGATGCTCGCCGGACAGGTGCTGCTGAGCGCATGGCGTGAACGCTGA
- a CDS encoding VOC family protein, with protein MERVTGIGGFFFRSRDPEALTAWYERHLGVLPVPASYDAQPWTQAAGPTAFAPFAHDTTYFPEKQGWMLNFRVANLDAMVEQLSAAGIDVKVDPEAYPNGRFARLYDPEGNPIELWEPSGDEA; from the coding sequence ATGGAGCGAGTCACGGGAATCGGCGGTTTCTTCTTTCGGTCACGCGATCCGGAGGCGCTGACGGCGTGGTACGAACGTCACCTTGGTGTGCTGCCGGTGCCGGCGTCCTACGACGCGCAGCCCTGGACGCAGGCAGCAGGTCCCACGGCCTTCGCACCCTTCGCCCACGACACCACCTACTTCCCGGAGAAGCAGGGCTGGATGCTGAACTTCCGCGTGGCGAATCTCGACGCCATGGTGGAGCAGCTGAGCGCCGCCGGCATCGACGTGAAAGTGGATCCCGAGGCGTACCCCAACGGCCGCTTCGCGCGCCTGTACGATCCGGAAGGCAATCCCATCGAGCTGTGGGAGCCGAGCGGCGACGAGGCGTGA
- a CDS encoding benzoate-CoA ligase family protein — translation MEDHRSEATLSASPPRVQFPRTYNAAADLLDRHADGSRTAYVDEAGSHSYAELSERAARIGNALAQLGVQREQRVALLMLDGFDFPAAFLGAMRLGAVPIPLNTLLTPSDYAFMLEDSRAVAVIVSDALLPKLEPALAELSRKPKVVVAASARGGDRKEHSSLDELAATAAPVLEPASTTPDDVAFWLYSSGSTGAPKGAVHLHSHLAYTAVLYGQGVLGIRPDDVVFSAAKLFFAYGLGNSLTFPLSVGAKVVLSSERPTPEVVARVMREAKPTIFCGVPTLFASLLASDELAESGVSPALRVSISAGEALPRHVGEAWRERFGSDILDGIGSTEMLHIFISNRHGDVRYGTSGKPVPGYELKLVGDDGEPPLAGEEGSLWVHGPSAAAHYWNNRGKSLATFHGPWTRTGDRYIRDEDGYYTYSGRADDMLKVGGIWVSPFEVESALSAHAAVLESAVVGHADDDGLIKPKAYVVLKPGQKPSPELEAELKAFVKGSLAHYKYPRWIEFCAELPKTATGKIQRYRLRG, via the coding sequence ATGGAGGACCATCGCTCCGAGGCGACGCTCTCGGCGTCTCCGCCGCGGGTGCAGTTCCCGCGCACCTACAACGCCGCGGCGGACTTGCTCGACCGCCACGCGGACGGCAGCCGCACTGCGTACGTGGACGAAGCCGGCAGCCACAGCTACGCGGAGCTGTCCGAACGCGCGGCGCGCATTGGCAACGCGCTGGCGCAGCTCGGTGTGCAGCGCGAACAGCGCGTGGCGCTCCTGATGTTGGACGGCTTCGATTTCCCGGCGGCGTTCTTGGGCGCCATGCGCCTCGGCGCGGTGCCGATCCCGCTGAACACGCTGCTGACGCCGAGCGACTACGCTTTCATGCTGGAAGACAGCCGCGCCGTAGCCGTGATCGTGAGCGACGCGCTGCTCCCCAAGCTGGAGCCGGCGCTGGCGGAGCTTTCGAGGAAGCCGAAAGTCGTGGTTGCCGCCTCGGCACGCGGCGGCGATCGCAAGGAGCATTCGTCGCTGGACGAGCTCGCGGCAACGGCGGCGCCGGTCCTCGAGCCAGCGAGCACGACGCCGGACGACGTCGCATTCTGGCTCTACTCTTCCGGCTCCACCGGCGCGCCCAAGGGCGCGGTGCACCTGCACTCGCACTTGGCGTACACGGCCGTGCTCTACGGGCAGGGCGTGCTCGGCATTCGCCCGGACGACGTGGTGTTCTCCGCGGCAAAGCTGTTCTTTGCCTACGGTCTCGGCAACTCCCTGACGTTCCCGCTCTCGGTCGGCGCCAAGGTGGTGCTCTCTTCCGAGCGGCCCACTCCGGAAGTGGTGGCTCGCGTGATGCGCGAAGCGAAGCCCACCATCTTCTGCGGTGTGCCGACGCTGTTTGCGTCGCTACTGGCGAGCGATGAGCTCGCCGAGAGCGGCGTATCTCCCGCGCTGCGGGTGAGCATCTCCGCCGGCGAGGCGCTGCCGCGGCACGTGGGCGAGGCGTGGCGCGAGCGCTTTGGCAGCGACATCTTGGATGGCATCGGCTCGACGGAGATGCTGCACATCTTCATCTCGAACCGCCACGGGGACGTGCGCTACGGCACCTCCGGCAAGCCGGTGCCGGGTTACGAGCTCAAGCTGGTGGGGGACGACGGCGAGCCGCCGCTGGCGGGCGAAGAGGGATCGCTGTGGGTGCACGGCCCGAGCGCGGCCGCGCACTACTGGAACAACCGAGGCAAGTCCCTGGCGACGTTCCACGGGCCCTGGACGCGCACCGGAGATCGCTACATCCGCGACGAAGACGGCTACTACACGTACTCCGGTCGCGCGGATGACATGCTCAAGGTGGGGGGCATCTGGGTGTCGCCCTTCGAAGTGGAGTCCGCCTTGAGCGCCCACGCTGCCGTGCTGGAATCGGCCGTGGTGGGCCACGCGGACGACGACGGCCTCATCAAACCGAAGGCCTACGTGGTGCTGAAGCCGGGGCAGAAGCCGAGCCCGGAGTTGGAAGCGGAGCTCAAGGCGTTCGTGAAAGGTAGCTTGGCGCACTACAAGTACCCGCGCTGGATCGAGTTCTGCGCGGAGCTGCCGAAGACGGCCACCGGCAAGATCCAGAGGTATCGCCTGCGTGGTTGA
- a CDS encoding Rrf2 family transcriptional regulator — protein MRPKHSLPLPAADRVAPLSQTAEYALRAMVYLALNPNEGVRSSDLASAINVPSHYLSKVLRKLVEAGLLASQKGHGGGFTLARDPDGIPFSDILAAVGEEPSGERCAFGWGRCDARNPCPLHPAWSKLNAAMLAWAQSTTLADVVMTAASQRPASAFK, from the coding sequence ATGAGGCCAAAGCACTCGCTCCCCCTGCCCGCCGCGGACCGCGTGGCGCCCCTGAGCCAAACGGCGGAATACGCGCTCCGGGCCATGGTCTATCTCGCCTTGAACCCCAACGAGGGCGTCCGCTCCAGCGACTTGGCAAGCGCCATCAACGTTCCCTCCCACTACCTGTCCAAGGTTTTACGCAAGCTCGTCGAGGCGGGGCTGCTCGCGTCGCAGAAGGGCCACGGTGGAGGGTTCACCCTCGCCCGCGACCCGGATGGCATTCCGTTTTCCGACATACTGGCGGCCGTGGGGGAAGAGCCTTCCGGCGAACGCTGCGCGTTCGGTTGGGGTCGCTGCGATGCACGAAACCCATGCCCTCTCCACCCGGCGTGGTCCAAGCTCAACGCGGCGATGTTGGCGTGGGCGCAGAGCACCACGCTCGCGGACGTCGTGATGACAGCGGCGTCTCAGCGCCCCGCGTCAGCGTTCAAGTAG
- a CDS encoding VOC family protein, translated as MRLNHLDLQVSDVQRFTGLLEDVFGFRQLTSHASPAIAILDDGEGFTLVLQKKPRPAYPKDFHFGFLVPDPETVKKKQTELKARGLDVSDVIESGRGVLVYCRTWDGIMIEVSWHRPR; from the coding sequence ATGCGACTCAACCACCTGGACCTGCAGGTCTCCGACGTTCAGCGGTTCACTGGATTGCTCGAAGACGTGTTCGGGTTTCGACAGCTGACCAGCCACGCCTCGCCGGCCATCGCAATCCTGGATGATGGCGAGGGCTTCACACTGGTGCTGCAGAAGAAGCCCCGGCCCGCCTACCCGAAGGACTTTCACTTCGGTTTCCTGGTACCGGATCCCGAAACAGTGAAGAAGAAGCAGACCGAGCTGAAGGCGCGTGGTCTCGACGTTTCCGACGTGATCGAAAGCGGTCGCGGCGTCCTCGTCTACTGCCGCACCTGGGATGGCATCATGATCGAAGTGAGCTGGCACCGCCCGCGTTGA
- a CDS encoding nitrous-oxide reductase, translating into MDQEAQNRRKFLTASIALGAAAALAGCDDKGSSGSAGSAAPAAGGSAAPGTAGEGHLESEVKPGQLDEYYGFWSGGQSGEIRILGVPSMRELKRIPVFNRDSATGWGRSDWSKQLLKGLESGDTHHVHLSYKDGTYDGRYVYVNDKTNARLARVDIETMEVDAITDIPNAQGTHGIFPQRHKTGLVFCNSEFRTPLPDDGKGELEDTKTYAAMHTAIDGETMEVKWQVMVEGNMDLAAADYKGMYSFATCYNSEGAADLEGMMAKDQDHLYAFNLAEIEKAVQAGKGIKVGDSNVPVIDARGDNGPYVQRIPVPKSPHGVNMDPTGKYAVVSGKLSPTVSVVDVDKLADVFAGKIKPREAVVAEPEVGLGPLHTAFDGRGNAYTSIFIDSVITKWNIDKAIKAFKGEKVDPIVQKIDVHYQVGHTNASMSETKEADGKWLVALCKFSKDRFLNVGPLHPENDQLIDISGEKMRLAHDGPTYSEPHDCVIVKRDLIHPQKIQPRKAPRFKMYEEWAKEDGVDLKKDNKVIRKGKLVRVYMTSMAPKFGTKMFKVKKGDTVQVIVTNQDNVEDLSHGFCMTQHDVIMVVNCQDTNSITFTADKPGVYWYYCPWFCHALHLEMRGRMIVEA; encoded by the coding sequence ATGGACCAGGAAGCGCAAAACCGACGCAAGTTCCTCACGGCAAGCATCGCGCTTGGGGCGGCCGCGGCGCTGGCGGGATGCGACGACAAAGGCAGCTCCGGCTCGGCCGGCTCGGCCGCTCCTGCCGCTGGCGGGAGCGCCGCACCCGGCACGGCTGGCGAAGGGCACCTCGAATCCGAAGTGAAGCCCGGCCAGCTCGATGAATACTACGGCTTCTGGAGTGGCGGTCAGTCCGGCGAGATCCGCATACTCGGCGTGCCGTCCATGCGCGAGCTGAAGCGCATACCCGTATTCAACCGCGACTCCGCCACTGGTTGGGGACGCTCGGACTGGTCCAAGCAGCTCTTGAAGGGCTTGGAGAGCGGTGACACCCACCACGTGCACCTTTCCTACAAGGACGGCACCTACGACGGGCGCTACGTGTACGTGAACGATAAGACCAATGCTCGCCTAGCCCGGGTCGACATCGAGACGATGGAGGTCGATGCCATCACCGACATCCCGAACGCGCAGGGTACCCATGGCATCTTCCCCCAGCGCCACAAGACGGGCCTCGTGTTCTGCAATTCCGAGTTCCGCACGCCGCTACCCGACGACGGCAAGGGCGAGCTGGAAGACACCAAGACCTACGCGGCCATGCACACGGCCATCGACGGCGAGACGATGGAGGTGAAGTGGCAGGTGATGGTCGAAGGCAACATGGACCTCGCCGCTGCCGACTACAAGGGCATGTACTCGTTCGCGACTTGCTACAACTCCGAGGGTGCAGCGGACCTGGAAGGCATGATGGCCAAGGACCAGGACCATCTGTACGCCTTCAACCTCGCGGAAATCGAGAAGGCGGTGCAGGCCGGCAAGGGCATCAAAGTGGGCGATTCGAACGTCCCCGTGATCGACGCGCGTGGGGACAACGGCCCCTACGTGCAACGCATCCCGGTACCCAAGAGCCCGCACGGGGTAAACATGGATCCCACCGGAAAGTACGCCGTGGTCAGCGGCAAGCTGTCGCCCACTGTCTCGGTGGTGGACGTGGACAAGCTCGCCGACGTCTTTGCCGGCAAGATCAAGCCGCGCGAGGCGGTCGTCGCGGAGCCCGAAGTAGGTCTCGGCCCGCTGCACACGGCTTTCGACGGTCGGGGCAACGCCTACACATCCATCTTCATCGATTCGGTCATCACCAAGTGGAACATCGACAAGGCCATCAAGGCCTTCAAGGGTGAAAAGGTCGACCCCATCGTCCAGAAAATCGACGTTCACTATCAGGTTGGCCACACGAATGCGTCGATGAGCGAGACCAAAGAGGCGGATGGCAAGTGGCTGGTCGCCTTGTGCAAGTTCTCCAAGGATCGGTTCCTGAACGTCGGTCCGCTCCATCCCGAGAACGATCAGCTCATCGACATCAGCGGCGAGAAGATGCGACTGGCCCACGACGGGCCGACGTACTCCGAACCGCACGACTGCGTCATCGTCAAGCGGGACCTGATCCATCCCCAGAAGATCCAGCCCCGCAAGGCTCCGCGCTTCAAGATGTACGAGGAGTGGGCCAAGGAAGACGGCGTTGATCTCAAGAAGGACAACAAGGTCATCCGCAAGGGGAAGCTCGTGCGTGTGTACATGACGAGCATGGCGCCCAAGTTCGGAACCAAGATGTTCAAGGTGAAGAAGGGCGACACCGTGCAGGTGATCGTCACCAACCAGGACAACGTGGAAGATCTCTCCCACGGGTTCTGCATGACGCAGCACGACGTGATCATGGTCGTGAACTGCCAGGACACGAACAGCATCACGTTCACCGCCGACAAACCGGGTGTGTACTGGTACTACTGCCCCTGGTTCTGCCACGCACTGCACTTGGAAATGCGCGGTCGCATGATCGTGGAAGCCTGA